The nucleotide window GCCAACCCACGAGTCCGCCTGCGCCGCCAGGCCGTTGCCCCGAATCGCCTCCAACAACTTGCCCAGGCCGCCGCTGCGCTGAATCAACGCCAACACCGTCATCAACAAGTTCGAACTCTGCCCCTGGTTGCCGCCGGTCAACCCCGCCAGGATCGAAGCCAACGGGTCATTCTGCGCCTGCTGCGACTGACT belongs to Candidatus Zixiibacteriota bacterium and includes:
- a CDS encoding DUF937 domain-containing protein; this translates as MGLLDGLLGEVLGTGQSSQSQQAQNDPLASILAGLTGGNQGQSSNLLMTVLALIQRSGGLGKLLEAIRGNGLAAQADSWVGTGQNLNISPNQLQQILGASTMNDIATQFGVPQHQAGDMLAQ